From Chloroflexota bacterium, the proteins below share one genomic window:
- a CDS encoding NADH-quinone oxidoreductase subunit I, whose protein sequence is MPLGSGILKGFATVFRVGARKPATIMYPENVRDIAYRFRGQVGMRRDEVTNGLTCVGCGLCETACPNDVIRVDTSEGEDGTRVVDRYLFDVGRCVFCYFCIEACPVDALQRTHDFHLVTEDRRGLVIDGFKMIDIYEHDLENRSLEDQNIGPGTRPRLWFGDD, encoded by the coding sequence ATGCCGCTAGGTTCAGGAATCCTCAAGGGCTTCGCCACCGTGTTCAGGGTGGGCGCACGCAAGCCCGCCACGATCATGTACCCCGAGAACGTGCGCGACATCGCCTATCGCTTCCGGGGCCAGGTGGGCATGCGCCGCGACGAGGTCACGAATGGGCTCACTTGCGTGGGCTGCGGGCTGTGCGAGACGGCATGTCCCAACGACGTGATTCGGGTCGACACGAGCGAGGGGGAAGACGGCACCCGCGTGGTGGACCGCTATCTCTTCGACGTGGGCCGGTGCGTCTTCTGCTACTTCTGCATCGAGGCCTGCCCGGTTGACGCGCTACAGCGGACGCACGACTTCCACCTCGTCACCGAGGATCGCCGCGGTCTCGTCATCGACGGCTTCAAGATGATCGACATCTACGAGCACGACCTCGAAAACCGGTCGCTTGAAGACCAAAACATCGGTCCGGGAACACGTCCCCGGCTGTGGTTCGGCGATGACTGA
- a CDS encoding aminotransferase class III-fold pyridoxal phosphate-dependent enzyme produces MRTSTDAEPMTVGQPTRADSANAHFEAAREVLVAGISGTARENAALGQAMLAASGEGPYIIAPDGRRFLDYFSGFGSVILGYDHAGVRGAIEQALDMGIIHGPETVYQEQLARRIVNLVPSAEMVRFANSGSEATMAAIRLARAHTQRAKILKFEGHFHGIHEHVLYNTHPEPRTVTPGEIVETSADSAGIPSAFADAVIVAPWNDLSAVTHAFARHGSDIAAVIMEPINYNAGALLADIGYLRAVREITRDHGSVLIFDEVLSGFRTGTDCAQGFYGVTPDVTLLGKAVANGVPLAVIAGRREVMSELAPLGQSAHSGTYSGHIFGVKAALATLDALEAPGVFDGETGLLAMSERLYNGLRDIFEHRDIRCRVQGVGPRFALYFGLDPDVEPRAYQDIAGHDSDTLKRFARACYARGVYFHVYEVVVGHHGFGTAHDPEVIDDTLNRVDAACVDLMAD; encoded by the coding sequence ATGCGGACTAGCACTGATGCCGAGCCGATGACCGTGGGGCAGCCCACTCGGGCCGATTCAGCAAACGCCCACTTCGAAGCGGCGCGCGAGGTCCTGGTTGCCGGCATCTCGGGGACGGCGCGCGAGAACGCGGCGCTGGGGCAGGCCATGCTCGCGGCCAGCGGGGAAGGCCCTTACATCATTGCGCCGGATGGGCGCCGGTTTCTGGACTATTTCTCCGGCTTCGGCTCCGTCATCCTCGGATATGACCACGCCGGCGTGCGCGGGGCGATCGAGCAGGCGCTCGACATGGGCATCATCCACGGGCCCGAGACGGTCTATCAGGAGCAGCTCGCGCGACGCATCGTGAACCTGGTGCCCTCGGCCGAGATGGTGCGATTTGCCAATTCGGGCTCGGAAGCCACGATGGCGGCGATCCGCCTCGCGCGAGCGCACACCCAACGGGCAAAGATTCTCAAGTTCGAAGGCCACTTCCACGGCATCCACGAGCACGTGCTCTACAACACGCATCCGGAGCCTCGCACCGTGACGCCCGGTGAGATCGTGGAGACCTCCGCGGATTCAGCGGGCATCCCTTCGGCGTTCGCCGATGCCGTGATCGTGGCGCCGTGGAACGACCTATCCGCCGTGACCCATGCCTTCGCGCGTCATGGGTCCGACATCGCCGCCGTCATCATGGAGCCGATCAACTACAACGCCGGCGCCCTGCTGGCGGACATCGGGTATCTGCGGGCCGTGCGCGAGATCACGCGCGATCACGGCAGCGTGCTGATCTTCGACGAGGTCCTGTCGGGATTCCGCACCGGAACCGACTGCGCGCAGGGCTTCTACGGCGTTACGCCCGACGTGACGCTGCTGGGCAAGGCGGTGGCGAACGGCGTGCCGCTGGCGGTCATCGCGGGTCGGCGTGAGGTGATGTCGGAGCTCGCGCCGCTGGGCCAGTCGGCGCACAGCGGGACCTACTCCGGCCACATCTTCGGCGTCAAGGCGGCGTTGGCCACGCTCGATGCGCTGGAAGCCCCCGGTGTCTTCGACGGCGAAACGGGCCTGCTGGCGATGTCCGAGCGGCTGTACAACGGTTTGCGGGACATCTTCGAGCACCGGGACATTCGCTGCCGCGTGCAGGGCGTGGGGCCGCGATTTGCGCTGTACTTCGGTCTCGACCCGGACGTGGAGCCACGGGCCTATCAAGACATTGCCGGACACGACTCCGACACCCTGAAGCGATTCGCGCGAGCCTGCTACGCGCGCGGCGTCTATTTTCACGTATACGAGGTCGTGGTTGGCCACCACGGCTTCGGGACCGCCCATGACCCAGAGGTCATCGACGACACGCTGAACCGGGTGGACGCCGCGTGTGTCGACCTGATGGCCGACTGA
- the acpP gene encoding acyl carrier protein, with protein sequence MATFERVVAVIADKLDIPAEDIGEESKFVEDLNADSLDQVELIMALEDEYDITIPDEDAQKIVSVKDALDYIDTNVESG encoded by the coding sequence GTGGCAACGTTTGAACGGGTAGTGGCCGTAATTGCCGACAAGCTTGATATTCCCGCCGAGGACATCGGGGAGGAGTCGAAGTTTGTCGAGGACCTCAACGCCGACTCGCTGGACCAGGTTGAGTTGATCATGGCGCTCGAGGACGAATACGACATCACGATTCCCGACGAGGACGCCCAGAAGATCGTCTCCGTCAAGGACGCGCTGGACTACATCGATACGAACGTCGAGTCCGGCTAG
- a CDS encoding NADH-quinone oxidoreductase subunit N — MGEVNAADLTWILPEIIVAGSAMLLLLWTAILRNDDRWWSVSIALGANATAGIVMALRQPIDGGALEIFSGQLVIDGFSTFFRALFLVVGSLAVLTVAQRFERVPFTETAATLQFSLSGMLLMAGAVDWVTAFIALELMAVPVYVLTAMTRFRRDSVEAAMKYLVLGAFATAVLVYGIAWTYGLTGTTYFPELAERIMTVGASPWMLFAIGLILVAFGFKVAAVPFHAWTPDAYQGAPTPLAAFISVGPKVAAVALLARVVGLGFGFQGADTGADPAVVLNVALALAIIASVTMIVGNLVAISQSNIKRMLGYSSIAHTGYMLVGLAAVTRVETDTGFAYFDFVGLPSVLFYGFVYAFMNFGAFAVAHVVEYQTGSNEISAFRGLMQRSPLPAAAMAVFMLGLTGIPPLTGFFGKLYILQAAVESDLGWLAIVLVVTSVVSAFYYLRVIVQMFMSDPEAEAAPGGEASAEVADLHTAVIAATAGATLALGIVGGGILAWAQSSVAMGLF; from the coding sequence ATGGGCGAAGTCAACGCTGCCGACCTGACCTGGATCCTCCCGGAGATCATCGTGGCGGGCAGCGCGATGTTGCTGCTGCTTTGGACGGCGATCCTGCGCAACGACGACCGCTGGTGGTCGGTAAGCATCGCGCTGGGCGCCAATGCCACCGCGGGCATCGTGATGGCGCTGCGGCAGCCGATCGACGGCGGCGCGCTCGAGATCTTCAGCGGTCAGCTGGTCATCGACGGGTTCTCAACCTTCTTCCGCGCCCTGTTCCTGGTCGTCGGATCACTCGCCGTCCTCACCGTCGCCCAACGCTTCGAGCGCGTGCCGTTCACCGAGACGGCGGCCACGTTGCAGTTCTCGCTCAGCGGCATGCTGCTCATGGCCGGCGCCGTCGATTGGGTGACGGCCTTCATCGCCCTGGAGCTGATGGCGGTGCCGGTGTACGTGCTGACGGCCATGACCCGGTTCCGCCGAGATTCGGTCGAAGCGGCGATGAAATACCTCGTGCTCGGGGCCTTCGCGACCGCGGTTCTCGTATACGGCATCGCCTGGACCTACGGCCTTACTGGCACGACCTACTTTCCGGAGCTTGCCGAGCGCATCATGACCGTCGGCGCCAGCCCGTGGATGCTGTTTGCCATCGGCCTCATCCTCGTCGCCTTCGGATTCAAGGTCGCCGCAGTGCCCTTCCACGCGTGGACGCCGGACGCCTATCAGGGCGCGCCCACGCCCCTGGCCGCATTCATATCCGTGGGCCCAAAGGTCGCCGCCGTGGCGCTGCTGGCGCGCGTCGTCGGGCTCGGGTTCGGATTCCAGGGCGCCGACACGGGCGCCGACCCCGCAGTGGTGCTCAACGTCGCCCTGGCTCTCGCCATCATCGCCAGCGTGACGATGATCGTGGGCAACCTCGTGGCAATCTCGCAGTCCAACATCAAGCGCATGCTCGGGTATTCCAGCATCGCTCACACCGGCTACATGCTGGTCGGCCTCGCGGCGGTCACGCGGGTTGAAACCGACACCGGCTTCGCCTATTTCGACTTCGTGGGACTGCCGTCGGTGCTGTTCTACGGCTTCGTCTACGCCTTCATGAACTTCGGCGCGTTCGCCGTCGCGCACGTCGTCGAGTACCAGACCGGAAGCAACGAGATCTCCGCCTTCCGCGGCCTGATGCAGCGCTCGCCGTTGCCCGCCGCGGCCATGGCGGTCTTCATGCTGGGACTGACGGGCATCCCGCCGCTGACCGGCTTTTTCGGCAAGCTCTACATCCTGCAGGCCGCGGTTGAGTCGGATCTGGGCTGGCTCGCCATCGTTTTGGTCGTGACGTCGGTCGTGTCGGCGTTCTACTACCTGCGCGTCATCGTGCAGATGTTCATGAGCGATCCTGAAGCCGAGGCGGCGCCTGGCGGCGAGGCGTCCGCCGAGGTGGCCGACTTGCACACCGCCGTCATCGCGGCCACCGCGGGCGCGACGTTGGCGCTTGGCATCGTCGGCGGCGGCATCCTGGCGTGGGCCCAGTCGTCCGTCGCGATGGGGCTGTTCTAG
- a CDS encoding biotin transporter BioY has product MSTVITAVRRRPSIVVSDALLIGAFTVMMWPAAHAKVEAEPVPYTLQVLMVLLAGLLLGPWRAGASMGLYAIIGFAGAPIFARGGGPAYFFSPTAGYIYGFVIAAVVVGLTAQFLRRRFEARSDGSQGVIERFAKVELPAALAGIPIIYIFGVNHLALYYLLATDKSNPWGLAWLNGAGIFIWYDAIKAAIAATIASSAGLHRER; this is encoded by the coding sequence ATGTCGACCGTGATCACCGCCGTACGTCGCCGTCCTTCCATCGTGGTGTCCGACGCCCTGCTGATTGGCGCGTTCACGGTGATGATGTGGCCGGCGGCGCACGCCAAGGTCGAGGCGGAGCCCGTTCCCTATACCCTTCAGGTGTTGATGGTGCTGCTGGCCGGCCTGCTGCTCGGCCCCTGGCGGGCCGGCGCCTCCATGGGCCTCTACGCCATCATCGGATTCGCCGGAGCGCCCATATTCGCTCGTGGCGGCGGGCCGGCCTACTTCTTCTCGCCGACGGCTGGATACATCTATGGATTTGTCATCGCGGCGGTGGTGGTGGGCCTGACCGCGCAGTTCCTGCGCCGGCGCTTCGAAGCCCGATCGGACGGCAGCCAGGGGGTGATCGAGCGATTTGCCAAAGTCGAGTTGCCGGCCGCGCTGGCGGGCATTCCGATCATCTACATCTTTGGCGTCAACCACCTTGCCCTGTACTATCTGCTCGCCACTGACAAGTCCAATCCGTGGGGGCTGGCCTGGCTCAATGGCGCCGGGATATTCATCTGGTACGACGCCATCAAGGCCGCCATCGCGGCGACTATTGCGAGCAGTGCCGGGCTACACAGAGAGAGGTAA
- the nuoH gene encoding NADH-quinone oxidoreductase subunit NuoH: protein MDGWEWLIVAIKCVVILLIFLGAPLILVLVERWTLGRLQSRIGPNRVGWSGTLQTAADGLKLGIKEDLIPRGADKLVFWFGPVFLVVPALAAWAIVPVGPEVSLGRDIGLWAVDLNVGILFFLAMGSLGVYGVVMSGWSSNSKYAHFGALRASAQVISYELIMGLAVLAVILYAGSLSLIDIVEQQRGLWFIVPQFVGFLLFVISGVAETNRVPFDLPEAESEIVAGFHVEYSGMRFAMFFIAEYANIILISAIITTLYLGGWLGWTIPGMDGLTGIVWFALKTVAFIAMFLLLRAALPRLRYDQLMSFCWKFLMPIGIINVLLAAGLRMAWS, encoded by the coding sequence ATGGACGGCTGGGAGTGGCTCATCGTCGCCATCAAGTGCGTGGTGATCCTGCTGATCTTCCTCGGCGCACCGCTGATTCTGGTGCTGGTCGAGCGCTGGACGCTGGGCCGGCTGCAGTCGCGCATCGGTCCCAACCGCGTGGGGTGGAGCGGAACGCTGCAAACGGCGGCCGACGGGCTGAAGCTCGGCATCAAGGAAGACCTGATTCCCCGCGGCGCGGACAAGCTCGTCTTCTGGTTCGGGCCGGTGTTCCTGGTCGTGCCGGCGCTGGCCGCGTGGGCCATCGTGCCCGTTGGGCCCGAAGTCAGCCTCGGACGAGACATTGGTCTGTGGGCCGTCGACCTGAACGTGGGCATCCTGTTTTTCCTCGCCATGGGCTCGCTGGGGGTCTACGGCGTGGTCATGTCGGGATGGTCGTCCAACAGCAAATACGCCCACTTCGGCGCCCTGCGCGCCAGCGCCCAGGTCATCAGCTACGAGCTCATCATGGGGCTGGCGGTGCTGGCCGTGATCCTCTACGCCGGATCGCTCAGCCTCATCGATATCGTCGAGCAGCAGCGTGGACTATGGTTCATCGTCCCGCAGTTCGTGGGGTTTCTGCTCTTCGTGATTTCCGGCGTCGCCGAGACCAATCGCGTGCCGTTCGACCTGCCGGAAGCCGAAAGCGAGATCGTCGCCGGCTTCCACGTGGAGTATTCGGGCATGCGGTTCGCGATGTTCTTCATCGCCGAGTACGCCAACATCATTCTCATCTCGGCAATCATCACCACGCTCTATCTCGGCGGCTGGCTGGGATGGACCATTCCGGGAATGGACGGCCTGACCGGCATCGTCTGGTTCGCCCTGAAGACCGTCGCGTTCATCGCCATGTTTCTGCTGCTGCGGGCCGCCCTGCCCCGGCTGCGCTACGACCAGCTCATGAGCTTCTGCTGGAAGTTCCTCATGCCCATCGGAATCATCAACGTGCTTCTGGCCGCCGGGCTGCGCATGGCATGGAGTTGA
- a CDS encoding biotin/lipoyl-binding protein, which produces MNVNVRQRVTAVLDAMRDLNLAELEIRIGSERVSLRRAGFSAVRETAGAPAVAAPAEPAGHLVRAPLAGTFFATPKPGDPAFVQVGQQIREGDLVGLVEAMKVFNEVLSDVDGRVARVLVRSGDGVAAGQPLLRVDAEVSAQGGYP; this is translated from the coding sequence GTGAACGTCAACGTTCGGCAGCGCGTGACCGCCGTGCTCGATGCGATGCGCGACTTGAATCTCGCCGAGCTCGAGATTCGAATCGGCTCGGAGCGAGTGAGCTTGCGCCGGGCCGGGTTCTCGGCCGTACGTGAAACAGCGGGCGCGCCGGCTGTCGCCGCACCGGCCGAGCCGGCCGGCCACCTGGTGCGGGCGCCGCTGGCCGGCACATTCTTCGCCACGCCCAAGCCTGGCGACCCCGCGTTTGTGCAAGTGGGCCAGCAGATTCGCGAGGGCGACTTGGTCGGTCTCGTCGAGGCCATGAAGGTGTTCAACGAAGTGCTGTCCGATGTCGACGGCCGCGTGGCGCGCGTTCTGGTGCGCAGCGGCGACGGCGTGGCCGCGGGCCAGCCGCTGCTGCGCGTGGACGCGGAAGTCTCAGCCCAGGGTGGGTATCCTTAG
- the nuoK gene encoding NADH-quinone oxidoreductase subunit NuoK, whose product MMDLNAYLVVGGLLFSLGVLGTLLRRNIIVMLISIELMLNGANLTLAAFSTFLEDMAGNVMVIFSLTVAAAEVAVGLAILVALSRVFPVVNIDQLDDLRG is encoded by the coding sequence CTGATGGATCTCAACGCCTACCTGGTCGTCGGCGGCCTGCTCTTCTCGCTCGGGGTGCTGGGCACGCTGCTGCGCCGCAACATCATCGTGATGCTCATCTCGATCGAGCTGATGCTCAACGGCGCCAACCTCACGTTGGCGGCCTTCTCCACCTTCCTCGAGGACATGGCCGGCAACGTGATGGTCATCTTCTCGCTCACCGTCGCGGCCGCCGAAGTCGCCGTCGGTCTGGCGATCCTCGTCGCCCTGAGTCGCGTGTTCCCCGTGGTCAACATCGACCAGTTGGACGATCTGCGCGGATGA
- the nuoL gene encoding NADH-quinone oxidoreductase subunit L, with product MFEVVWLIPFAPLLGFVVNGVAGRRIPRATGWISTGAILGSFVLTVALWIGGITADQPGWTFYPWVDSGTFAVNIGFLLDPLAVVMLLVVTGVSALVALYSVGYMDHDAAKSRFHTWIPLFVFSMVMLVMSDNLLQLFIFWEMVGLCSYLLIGYWHDRHSANIAATKAFLVNRIGDFGFIIGIVLAFLHFDTLRYREIFEVIGDKDPAITTAIAFLLFIGAMGKSAQFPLHVWLPDAMEGPTPVSALIHAATMVTAGVYIVARMNPIYTVAPEALIFVAAIGTVTAFVAATIALVQTDIKRVLAFSTVSQLGLMFVALGAGAYSIAIFHLATHAFFKALLFLGSGSVIHALNDEQDMRQMGGLWRKMPLTYGTFLLGGLALAAVFPLAGFWSKDEILASAFLKATAPAGASLAADHGAGIFWLFFIVGLVVSLMTAFYTLRMILMTFHGKPRNQELHDHAHESPWVMTLPLGILAVGAVVAGAVLGIPPEHGFLHEYLYKTAGIIHLEGAGTPPTVALAIISTVVALSGVAIAYLAYRRNVPIPDAARRLAPGAEKLFQRKWYMDHLGDGLLVMLTRAIAVVSWGFDAGVIDGLVNASGAVTRRLSGEMQRLQTGQAQNYALLMVVGIVLVIGGLMIFGGNAT from the coding sequence GTGTTTGAGGTCGTCTGGCTGATCCCATTCGCGCCGCTGTTGGGGTTCGTCGTCAACGGCGTGGCGGGGCGGCGCATTCCGCGCGCGACCGGTTGGATTTCCACCGGCGCCATTCTTGGCTCATTTGTGCTCACCGTCGCGCTGTGGATTGGCGGCATCACCGCGGACCAGCCCGGCTGGACGTTCTATCCCTGGGTCGACTCCGGGACGTTCGCCGTCAACATCGGCTTCCTGCTCGACCCGCTGGCGGTCGTCATGCTGCTGGTGGTGACAGGCGTCAGCGCATTGGTGGCGCTTTATTCCGTGGGCTACATGGACCACGACGCGGCGAAGTCTCGCTTCCACACCTGGATCCCGCTGTTCGTGTTCAGCATGGTCATGCTGGTCATGTCGGACAACCTGCTCCAGCTCTTCATCTTCTGGGAAATGGTGGGGCTGTGCTCGTACCTGCTGATCGGCTACTGGCACGACCGGCACAGCGCCAACATCGCCGCCACCAAGGCCTTCCTGGTCAATCGCATCGGCGACTTCGGGTTCATCATCGGCATCGTCCTGGCGTTCTTGCACTTCGACACGCTCCGCTATCGCGAGATCTTCGAGGTCATTGGCGACAAAGACCCGGCCATAACCACGGCCATCGCCTTCCTGCTGTTCATCGGCGCGATGGGCAAGTCCGCGCAGTTCCCGCTCCACGTGTGGTTGCCGGACGCGATGGAAGGCCCCACGCCGGTCAGCGCGCTGATCCACGCCGCCACCATGGTCACGGCGGGGGTCTACATCGTGGCGCGCATGAACCCGATCTATACGGTCGCGCCGGAGGCCCTGATATTCGTCGCCGCTATCGGTACGGTCACGGCCTTCGTCGCCGCGACCATCGCCCTGGTCCAAACCGACATCAAACGCGTATTGGCGTTTTCGACCGTGAGCCAGCTTGGGCTGATGTTCGTGGCCCTGGGGGCCGGTGCGTATTCCATTGCCATCTTCCACCTGGCGACGCACGCGTTCTTCAAGGCGCTGCTGTTCCTTGGGTCCGGCAGCGTCATTCACGCCCTCAATGACGAGCAGGACATGCGCCAGATGGGCGGGTTGTGGCGCAAGATGCCGCTCACCTACGGCACCTTCCTGCTCGGCGGCCTGGCCCTCGCCGCCGTGTTTCCGCTCGCCGGCTTTTGGAGCAAGGACGAGATCCTGGCCAGCGCGTTCCTGAAGGCCACCGCACCCGCGGGCGCGTCACTTGCCGCCGACCACGGCGCGGGCATCTTCTGGCTCTTCTTCATCGTCGGCCTGGTGGTGTCGCTCATGACGGCGTTCTACACGCTGCGCATGATCCTGATGACGTTCCATGGCAAGCCGCGGAACCAGGAGCTGCACGACCACGCCCATGAATCGCCCTGGGTGATGACCCTGCCGCTCGGCATCCTGGCGGTCGGCGCGGTCGTCGCGGGCGCGGTCCTCGGCATTCCGCCCGAGCACGGCTTTCTCCACGAATATCTCTACAAGACTGCCGGCATCATCCACCTCGAGGGCGCCGGCACTCCGCCCACGGTGGCACTCGCCATCATCTCAACGGTGGTGGCCTTGTCCGGCGTGGCAATCGCCTATCTCGCCTACCGACGAAACGTGCCGATCCCAGACGCCGCGCGCCGTCTCGCTCCGGGCGCCGAGAAGCTCTTTCAGCGCAAGTGGTACATGGACCATCTCGGTGACGGCCTGTTGGTGATGCTGACCCGCGCCATCGCCGTGGTGTCATGGGGATTTGACGCGGGCGTGATCGACGGCCTGGTCAATGCGTCAGGCGCCGTCACGCGCCGCCTGAGCGGCGAAATGCAGCGATTGCAGACCGGCCAGGCGCAGAATTACGCCCTGCTCATGGTCGTGGGCATCGTGCTGGTCATCGGCGGGCTGATGATCTTCGGGGGGAACGCGACATGA
- a CDS encoding NADH-quinone oxidoreductase subunit J translates to MTDNLAEVIAFWYLAFMAVTGGVGVLALRNPVHSALSLVYVIFHVAGLFVILGAGFLAVVQIIVYAGAIVVLFLFTLMMLDMRGIAHERFVHRQLWLALPLAVLLAIEAVFVGVGTPEVREAFLGAFPPQTISDLGGSTQAIAAVLFSEYLLPFEVASVLLLVAAIGAIILARRFDRELEAMPEAAETGESGEAAS, encoded by the coding sequence ATGACTGACAACCTCGCCGAAGTCATCGCGTTCTGGTATCTCGCCTTCATGGCCGTCACTGGCGGCGTGGGGGTGCTGGCGCTGCGAAACCCCGTGCACTCCGCCCTGTCGCTGGTCTACGTGATCTTCCACGTGGCCGGGCTGTTCGTGATCCTGGGCGCCGGCTTCCTCGCCGTGGTTCAGATCATCGTTTACGCCGGCGCCATCGTGGTGCTGTTTCTCTTCACGCTGATGATGCTGGACATGCGTGGAATCGCGCACGAGCGATTCGTCCACCGACAGCTGTGGCTGGCCCTGCCGTTGGCCGTGTTGCTGGCGATCGAGGCCGTGTTCGTCGGCGTGGGCACGCCCGAAGTCCGCGAGGCGTTTCTGGGGGCCTTTCCGCCGCAGACGATCTCGGATCTCGGCGGCAGCACCCAGGCCATCGCCGCGGTCCTGTTCAGCGAGTACCTGCTGCCCTTCGAGGTCGCCAGCGTCTTGCTGTTGGTCGCGGCCATCGGCGCGATCATCCTGGCGCGGCGATTCGATCGTGAGCTCGAAGCCATGCCTGAGGCCGCCGAGACCGGCGAATCGGGCGAGGCTGCTTCCTGA
- a CDS encoding NADH-quinone oxidoreductase subunit M — protein MSGEAALNLPLLSLLLWLPLLIGIPLVLLARTRDLQALSAFGATLAQLILAIIIVITFNTEFDPELAYQHGEFAEWIPALGINYKLGVDGISILMVLLTGILGPVVAATSWLTIKTRAREFFLNLLLLQTGMMGVFVTLDFILFYVFWEMMLIPMYLMIGIWGGERRIYATIKFFLYTFAGSVLMLVAILALRFNTGTFDIEAIPAHMQDAAIGLQRWVFVAFLLAFAIKVPMFPFHTWLPDAHVEAPTGGSVLLAGVLLKMGGYGFLRFMLPMTPDAVADLRGLLIALSIVAIIYGALVAMVQPDLKKLIAYSSVSHMGFVTLGIFSGSQTGIDGAIILMMSHGLVTGALFLAVGVVYDRAHTRQIAEMGGLVARMPAYAVALGFFTLASLGLPMLSSFVGEFLVLVGAFDYGIGAGVTAAIGVVLAAAYMLWMYQRVVLGRMRNDALSSISDINRVEGAAFAALAVLVLWIGIYPATFVDMITGATAGLVS, from the coding sequence ATGAGCGGCGAAGCCGCGCTCAACCTTCCCTTGCTGTCGCTGCTGCTGTGGCTGCCGCTGCTCATTGGCATTCCGTTGGTGCTGCTCGCGCGCACCCGCGACCTGCAAGCTCTGTCGGCCTTTGGCGCCACCCTGGCTCAGTTGATCCTCGCGATCATCATCGTCATCACCTTCAACACCGAGTTCGATCCCGAGCTGGCGTATCAGCACGGCGAGTTCGCCGAGTGGATTCCGGCGCTCGGCATCAACTACAAGCTGGGGGTCGACGGCATCTCGATCCTGATGGTGCTGCTGACGGGCATCCTCGGGCCGGTGGTCGCGGCCACTTCATGGCTCACCATCAAGACCCGAGCACGCGAGTTCTTCCTGAATCTGCTGCTGCTGCAGACCGGAATGATGGGCGTGTTCGTGACGCTCGATTTCATCCTGTTCTACGTGTTCTGGGAAATGATGCTGATCCCGATGTACCTGATGATCGGCATCTGGGGCGGCGAGCGCCGCATCTACGCGACGATCAAGTTCTTCCTCTACACCTTCGCCGGCAGCGTGCTCATGCTGGTGGCGATTCTGGCGCTGCGTTTCAACACCGGCACCTTTGACATTGAGGCCATCCCGGCGCACATGCAGGACGCCGCGATTGGGCTGCAACGGTGGGTGTTCGTGGCGTTCCTGCTCGCCTTCGCGATCAAGGTCCCGATGTTCCCATTCCACACGTGGCTGCCCGACGCCCACGTGGAGGCCCCGACCGGCGGCAGCGTGCTGCTGGCGGGCGTGCTGCTCAAGATGGGCGGCTACGGTTTCCTGCGCTTCATGCTGCCGATGACGCCCGACGCCGTGGCCGACCTGCGCGGGCTGCTGATCGCGCTGTCGATCGTGGCCATCATTTACGGCGCCCTCGTCGCCATGGTCCAACCCGATCTCAAGAAGCTCATCGCCTACTCGAGCGTGAGCCATATGGGCTTCGTCACCCTTGGCATCTTCAGCGGCTCGCAGACGGGAATCGACGGCGCCATCATCCTGATGATGAGCCATGGGCTGGTCACGGGCGCCCTGTTCCTCGCCGTCGGCGTGGTCTATGACCGCGCCCACACCCGACAGATCGCGGAGATGGGAGGACTGGTAGCGCGGATGCCGGCGTATGCCGTTGCGCTTGGGTTCTTCACGTTGGCTTCGCTGGGGCTGCCGATGCTGAGCAGTTTCGTGGGCGAGTTTCTCGTCCTGGTCGGCGCCTTCGACTACGGCATCGGCGCGGGAGTAACGGCCGCGATCGGCGTGGTGCTCGCGGCGGCCTACATGCTCTGGATGTACCAGCGCGTGGTGCTGGGTCGCATGCGGAACGACGCGCTTAGCTCGATCAGCGACATCAACCGCGTAGAGGGTGCGGCCTTCGCCGCGCTGGCCGTGCTGGTGCTATGGATCGGCATCTATCCCGCAACCTTTGTGGACATGATCACCGGCGCCACGGCCGGGTTGGTGAGCTAG